Proteins found in one Colletes latitarsis isolate SP2378_abdomen chromosome 8, iyColLati1, whole genome shotgun sequence genomic segment:
- the Nmdar1 gene encoding glutamate ionotropic receptor NMDA type subunit 1 isoform X1, with the protein MAKYEGVLLFLLLIVLNDVAYNGLAARQANNPTLFKIGGVLSNDESKDHFRKTIDHLNFDSKYVRKGVTYKHTVIQMDSNPIKMALSVCKSLIAEQVYAVVVSHPLTGDLSPAAVSYTSGFYHIPVIGISSRDSAFSDKNIHVSFLRTVPPYSHQADVWVDLLKNFNYMKVIFIHSSDTDGRALLGRFQTTSQNLEDDVEIKVQVESVIEFEPGLESFMHQLMEMKNAQARVCLLYASKTDASVIFQDAAALNMTGAGYVWIVTEQALDAPNAPEGLLGLKLINAEKEKAHIQDSLMVLMSALKAMNDSEEITAAPQDCGDSGAIWETGKKLFQYIRKEVLPAGETGRVTFDDNGDRIFAEYDIINIKEYGERVSVGQYFYPTNGTKMKLSVNESNITWPGRLSTKPEGFMIPTHLKVLTIEEKPFVYVREITYGELCLPEEILCPHFNATEHDTTRTFCCKGYCMDLLKELSRTINFTYSLALSPDGQFGSYVIKNSFAGGKKEWTGLIGELVNERADMIVAPLTINPERAEFIEFSKPFKYQGITILEKKPSRSSTLVSFLQPFSNTLWILVMVSVHVVALVLYLLDRFSPFGRFKLANTDGTEEDALNLSSAVWFAWGVLLNSGIGEGTPRSFSARVLGMVWAGFAMIIVASYTANLAAFLVLERPKTKLTGINDARLRNTMENLTCATVKGSAVDMYFRRQVELSNMYRTMEANNYDTAEEAIRDIKIGKLMAFIWDSSRLEFEAAQDCELVTAGELFGRSGYGIGLQKGSLWADAVTLAILDFHESGFMEDLDKHWILQGNIQQCEQFEKMPNTLGLKNMAGVFIVVGVGIIGGIGLIIIEVAYKKHQIRKQKKMELARHAADKWRGAIEKRKTLRASIAAQRRIQSNGLNDPTTVSLAVDIVTRSNVTPRSPGRAWPGDSDIRQRPIPRSDDIRLSPAAYTADVSHLIV; encoded by the exons ATGGCGAAATATGAAGGGGTATTATTATTCCTTCTCCTGATTGTCCTAAACGACGTGGCCTACAATGGACTCGCCGCACGCCAGGCGAACAATCCCACCCTCTTTAAGATCGGCGGTGTATTGTCCAACGACGAGAGCAAAGATCATTTCAGGAAAACAATCGAC CATCTGAACTTCGATTCGAAATACGTGAGGAAGGGAGTGACCTATAAACACACGGTAATTCAAATGGACTCCAATCCAATTAAAATGGCACTGAGCGTGTGCAAGTCTTTGATCGCCGAGCAAGTCTACGCGGTGGTGGTGTCTCATCCTCTTACGGGAGACCTGTCGCCAGCCGCTGTTTCTTACACGAGTGGATTTTATCACATACCCGTTATAGGAATATCGTCGAGAGACTCGGCGTTCTCGGACAAA AACATTCACGTCTCCTTCCTGCGAACTGTACCACCATACTCGCACCAAGCAGACGTATGGGTGGATTTGTTGAAAAACTTTAACTACATGAAAGTGATCTTCATCCATAGCTCCGATACAGATGGACGCGCGTTGCTAGGACGGTTTCAGACCACCTCTCAGAACTTGGAGGATGACGTTGAAATTAAAGTGCAG GTTGAATCCGTGATCGAGTTCGAACCCGGCCTGGAGAGCTTCATGCATCAGCTGATGGAGATGAAGAACGCTCAAGCTAGAGTGTGCCTTCTGTACGCCTC AAAGACCGACGCCAGCGTGATCTTCCAGGACGCCGCTGCTTTGAACATGACCGGGGCAGGATACGTTTGGATCGTCACGGAGCAAGCCTTAGATGCGCCAAACGCACCGGAAGGTCTTCTCGGCTTGAAATTAATTAACGCCGAGAAAGAGAAGGCTCACATCCAGGATAGCCT GATGGTCCTCATGTCCGCATTGAAGGCGATGAACGATTCGGAAGAGATCACGGCGGCGCCTCAGGACTGCGGGGACTCGGGCGCCATTTGGGAGACCGGGAAGAAGCTATTTCA ATATATACGCAAGGAAGTATTGCCAGCCGGTGAAACCGGTAGAGTAACGTTCGACGATAACGGGGACCGTATCTTCGCCGAGTACGACATCATCAACATCAAGGAGTACGGTGAACGAGTCTCCGTTGGGCAATATTTCTATCCAACA AATGGCACCAAGATGAAGCTAAGCGTGAACGAGTCGAATATAACGTGGCCTGGACGATTGAGCACCAAGCCGGAGGGTTTCATGATTCCTACGCACTTAAAAGTGCTCACGATTGAAGAGAAGCCGTTCGTCTACGTTCGCGAGATCACCTACGGCGAACTCTGCCTTCCAGAAGAGATTCTGTGCCCCCATTTTAACGCCACCGAACACGATA CTACGAGAACGTTCTGCTGCAAAGGTTACTGCATGGACCTGTTGAAAGAACTGTCGAGAACTATAAATTTCACCTACAGTTTGGCCCTTTCGCCGGACGGGCAATTCGGcagctacgtgatcaaaaacagtttCG CCGGAGGGAAGAAAGAGTGGACAGGATTGATCGGAGAGCTGGTGAACGAGAGGGCGGACATGATTGTTGCACCCTTGACGATCAATCCTGAACGCGCTGAATTCATCGAATTTAGCAAGCCCTTCAAGTATCAGGGCATCACTATTCTCGAAAAGAAG CCATCAAGATCGTCGACCCTGGTGTCGTTTCTGCAACCATTCAGCAACACCCTTTGGATACTTGTGATGGTGTCGGTGCACGTAGTGGCTCTAGTTCTGTACCTCCTCGACCGGTTCTCGCCTTTCGGGAGGTTCAAGCTAGCAAACACTGACGGTACCGAAGAGGACGCCCTCAACTTGTCCAGCGCCGTTTGGTTTGCCTGGGGAGTCCTGCTCAACAGCGGCATTGGAGAAG GTACTCCACGAAGCTTCTCTGCCCGTGTGTTGGGCATGGTTTGGGCAGGATTCGCGATGATTATCGTGGCCTCTTACACCGCCAACTTGGCTGCGTTCTTGGTGCTGGAGAGACCGAAAACGAAATTGACTGGAATCAACGATGCACGA CTCAGGAACACCATGGAGAACCTTACGTGTGCCACGGTGAAGGGCTCGGCCGTGGACATGTACTTCCGTAGGCAGGTGgagctgtcgaacatgtatcgtACCATGGAGGCCAACAATTACGACACCGCCGAAGAAGCCATCAGAGATATTAAAATTGG GAAACTCATGGCCTTCATTTGGGACAGTTCCCGGCTGGAATTCGAAGCCGCGCAGGATTGCGAACTGGTCACAGCTGGAGAACTGTTTGGTCGGTCCGGTTATGGCATTGGCTTGCAGAAAGGGTCCCTATGGGCGGATGCTGTGACCCTGGCCATCTTAGACTTTCATGAAA GCGGTTTCATGGAGGACCTCGACAAACATTGGATCCTCCAGGGTAACATACAGCAATGCGAGCAGTTTGAGAAAATGCCGAATACCTTGGGCCTAAAGAACATGGCCGGGGTGTTCATAGTGGTGGGCGTCGGGATAATCGGCGGTATCGGTCTCATCATCATCGAGGTGGCGTACAAGAAGCACCAGATACGGAAACAAAAGAAGATGGAGCTGGCGAGACACGCCGCGGACAAATGGAGAGGGGCGATCGAG AAACGGAAGACTCTACGTGCTTCGATAGCCGCACAACGAAGGATTCAAAGTAACGGCCTGAACGATCCTACGACCGTCAGTTTAGCAGTGGACATAGTAACTAGGTCTAACGTAACGCCACGAAGTCCTGGCCGTGCATGGCCAGGGGACAGCGATATCCGTCAACGACCAATCCCACGCTCCGATGATATCAGATTATCACCTGCCGCTTACACGGCGGACGTCTCGCACCTCATAGTGTGA
- the Nmdar1 gene encoding glutamate ionotropic receptor NMDA type subunit 1 isoform X2, translating into MAKYEGVLLFLLLIVLNDVAYNGLAARQANNPTLFKIGGVLSNDESKDHFRKTIDHLNFDSKYVRKGVTYKHTVIQMDSNPIKMALSVCKSLIAEQVYAVVVSHPLTGDLSPAAVSYTSGFYHIPVIGISSRDSAFSDKNIHVSFLRTVPPYSHQADVWVDLLKNFNYMKVIFIHSSDTDGRALLGRFQTTSQNLEDDVEIKVQVESVIEFEPGLESFMHQLMEMKNAQARVCLLYASKTDASVIFQDAAALNMTGAGYVWIVTEQALDAPNAPEGLLGLKLINAEKEKAHIQDSLMVLMSALKAMNDSEEITAAPQDCGDSGAIWETGKKLFQYIRKEVLPAGETGRVTFDDNGDRIFAEYDIINIKEYGERVSVGQYFYPTNGTKMKLSVNESNITWPGRLSTKPEGFMIPTHLKVLTIEEKPFVYVREITYGELCLPEEILCPHFNATEHDTTRTFCCKGYCMDLLKELSRTINFTYSLALSPDGQFGSYVIKNSFAGGKKEWTGLIGELVNERADMIVAPLTINPERAEFIEFSKPFKYQGITILEKKPSRSSTLVSFLQPFSNTLWILVMVSVHVVALVLYLLDRFSPFGRFKLANTDGTEEDALNLSSAVWFAWGVLLNSGIGEGTPRSFSARVLGMVWAGFAMIIVASYTANLAAFLVLERPKTKLTGINDARLRNTMENLTCATVKGSAVDMYFRRQVELSNMYRTMEANNYDTAEEAIRDIKIGKLMAFIWDSSRLEFEAAQDCELVTAGELFGRSGYGIGLQKGSLWADAVTLAILDFHESGFMEDLDKHWILQGNIQQCEQFEKMPNTLGLKNMAGVFIVVGVGIIGGIGLIIIEVAYKKHQIRKQKKMELARHAADKWRGAIENCVFISKPQAARMK; encoded by the exons ATGGCGAAATATGAAGGGGTATTATTATTCCTTCTCCTGATTGTCCTAAACGACGTGGCCTACAATGGACTCGCCGCACGCCAGGCGAACAATCCCACCCTCTTTAAGATCGGCGGTGTATTGTCCAACGACGAGAGCAAAGATCATTTCAGGAAAACAATCGAC CATCTGAACTTCGATTCGAAATACGTGAGGAAGGGAGTGACCTATAAACACACGGTAATTCAAATGGACTCCAATCCAATTAAAATGGCACTGAGCGTGTGCAAGTCTTTGATCGCCGAGCAAGTCTACGCGGTGGTGGTGTCTCATCCTCTTACGGGAGACCTGTCGCCAGCCGCTGTTTCTTACACGAGTGGATTTTATCACATACCCGTTATAGGAATATCGTCGAGAGACTCGGCGTTCTCGGACAAA AACATTCACGTCTCCTTCCTGCGAACTGTACCACCATACTCGCACCAAGCAGACGTATGGGTGGATTTGTTGAAAAACTTTAACTACATGAAAGTGATCTTCATCCATAGCTCCGATACAGATGGACGCGCGTTGCTAGGACGGTTTCAGACCACCTCTCAGAACTTGGAGGATGACGTTGAAATTAAAGTGCAG GTTGAATCCGTGATCGAGTTCGAACCCGGCCTGGAGAGCTTCATGCATCAGCTGATGGAGATGAAGAACGCTCAAGCTAGAGTGTGCCTTCTGTACGCCTC AAAGACCGACGCCAGCGTGATCTTCCAGGACGCCGCTGCTTTGAACATGACCGGGGCAGGATACGTTTGGATCGTCACGGAGCAAGCCTTAGATGCGCCAAACGCACCGGAAGGTCTTCTCGGCTTGAAATTAATTAACGCCGAGAAAGAGAAGGCTCACATCCAGGATAGCCT GATGGTCCTCATGTCCGCATTGAAGGCGATGAACGATTCGGAAGAGATCACGGCGGCGCCTCAGGACTGCGGGGACTCGGGCGCCATTTGGGAGACCGGGAAGAAGCTATTTCA ATATATACGCAAGGAAGTATTGCCAGCCGGTGAAACCGGTAGAGTAACGTTCGACGATAACGGGGACCGTATCTTCGCCGAGTACGACATCATCAACATCAAGGAGTACGGTGAACGAGTCTCCGTTGGGCAATATTTCTATCCAACA AATGGCACCAAGATGAAGCTAAGCGTGAACGAGTCGAATATAACGTGGCCTGGACGATTGAGCACCAAGCCGGAGGGTTTCATGATTCCTACGCACTTAAAAGTGCTCACGATTGAAGAGAAGCCGTTCGTCTACGTTCGCGAGATCACCTACGGCGAACTCTGCCTTCCAGAAGAGATTCTGTGCCCCCATTTTAACGCCACCGAACACGATA CTACGAGAACGTTCTGCTGCAAAGGTTACTGCATGGACCTGTTGAAAGAACTGTCGAGAACTATAAATTTCACCTACAGTTTGGCCCTTTCGCCGGACGGGCAATTCGGcagctacgtgatcaaaaacagtttCG CCGGAGGGAAGAAAGAGTGGACAGGATTGATCGGAGAGCTGGTGAACGAGAGGGCGGACATGATTGTTGCACCCTTGACGATCAATCCTGAACGCGCTGAATTCATCGAATTTAGCAAGCCCTTCAAGTATCAGGGCATCACTATTCTCGAAAAGAAG CCATCAAGATCGTCGACCCTGGTGTCGTTTCTGCAACCATTCAGCAACACCCTTTGGATACTTGTGATGGTGTCGGTGCACGTAGTGGCTCTAGTTCTGTACCTCCTCGACCGGTTCTCGCCTTTCGGGAGGTTCAAGCTAGCAAACACTGACGGTACCGAAGAGGACGCCCTCAACTTGTCCAGCGCCGTTTGGTTTGCCTGGGGAGTCCTGCTCAACAGCGGCATTGGAGAAG GTACTCCACGAAGCTTCTCTGCCCGTGTGTTGGGCATGGTTTGGGCAGGATTCGCGATGATTATCGTGGCCTCTTACACCGCCAACTTGGCTGCGTTCTTGGTGCTGGAGAGACCGAAAACGAAATTGACTGGAATCAACGATGCACGA CTCAGGAACACCATGGAGAACCTTACGTGTGCCACGGTGAAGGGCTCGGCCGTGGACATGTACTTCCGTAGGCAGGTGgagctgtcgaacatgtatcgtACCATGGAGGCCAACAATTACGACACCGCCGAAGAAGCCATCAGAGATATTAAAATTGG GAAACTCATGGCCTTCATTTGGGACAGTTCCCGGCTGGAATTCGAAGCCGCGCAGGATTGCGAACTGGTCACAGCTGGAGAACTGTTTGGTCGGTCCGGTTATGGCATTGGCTTGCAGAAAGGGTCCCTATGGGCGGATGCTGTGACCCTGGCCATCTTAGACTTTCATGAAA GCGGTTTCATGGAGGACCTCGACAAACATTGGATCCTCCAGGGTAACATACAGCAATGCGAGCAGTTTGAGAAAATGCCGAATACCTTGGGCCTAAAGAACATGGCCGGGGTGTTCATAGTGGTGGGCGTCGGGATAATCGGCGGTATCGGTCTCATCATCATCGAGGTGGCGTACAAGAAGCACCAGATACGGAAACAAAAGAAGATGGAGCTGGCGAGACACGCCGCGGACAAATGGAGAGGGGCGATCGAG AATTGTGTGTTTATCAGTAAGCCGCAGGCAGCCAGGATGAAGTAG
- the Nmdar1 gene encoding glutamate ionotropic receptor NMDA type subunit 1 isoform X3 yields the protein MAKYEGVLLFLLLIVLNDVAYNGLAARQANNPTLFKIGGVLSNDESKDHFRKTIDHLNFDSKYVRKGVTYKHTVIQMDSNPIKMALSVCKSLIAEQVYAVVVSHPLTGDLSPAAVSYTSGFYHIPVIGISSRDSAFSDKNIHVSFLRTVPPYSHQADVWVDLLKNFNYMKVIFIHSSDTDGRALLGRFQTTSQNLEDDVEIKVQVESVIEFEPGLESFMHQLMEMKNAQARVCLLYASKTDASVIFQDAAALNMTGAGYVWIVTEQALDAPNAPEGLLGLKLINAEKEKAHIQDSLMVLMSALKAMNDSEEITAAPQDCGDSGAIWETGKKLFQYIRKEVLPAGETGRVTFDDNGDRIFAEYDIINIKEYGERVSVGQYFYPTNGTKMKLSVNESNITWPGRLSTKPEGFMIPTHLKVLTIEEKPFVYVREITYGELCLPEEILCPHFNATEHDTTRTFCCKGYCMDLLKELSRTINFTYSLALSPDGQFGSYVIKNSFAGGKKEWTGLIGELVNERADMIVAPLTINPERAEFIEFSKPFKYQGITILEKKPSRSSTLVSFLQPFSNTLWILVMVSVHVVALVLYLLDRFSPFGRFKLANTDGTEEDALNLSSAVWFAWGVLLNSGIGEGTPRSFSARVLGMVWAGFAMIIVASYTANLAAFLVLERPKTKLTGINDARLRNTMENLTCATVKGSAVDMYFRRQVELSNMYRTMEANNYDTAEEAIRDIKIGKLMAFIWDSSRLEFEAAQDCELVTAGELFGRSGYGIGLQKGSLWADAVTLAILDFHESGFMEDLDKHWILQGNIQQCEQFEKMPNTLGLKNMAGVFIVVGVGIIGGIGLIIIEVAYKKHQIRKQKKMELARHAADKWRGAIE from the exons ATGGCGAAATATGAAGGGGTATTATTATTCCTTCTCCTGATTGTCCTAAACGACGTGGCCTACAATGGACTCGCCGCACGCCAGGCGAACAATCCCACCCTCTTTAAGATCGGCGGTGTATTGTCCAACGACGAGAGCAAAGATCATTTCAGGAAAACAATCGAC CATCTGAACTTCGATTCGAAATACGTGAGGAAGGGAGTGACCTATAAACACACGGTAATTCAAATGGACTCCAATCCAATTAAAATGGCACTGAGCGTGTGCAAGTCTTTGATCGCCGAGCAAGTCTACGCGGTGGTGGTGTCTCATCCTCTTACGGGAGACCTGTCGCCAGCCGCTGTTTCTTACACGAGTGGATTTTATCACATACCCGTTATAGGAATATCGTCGAGAGACTCGGCGTTCTCGGACAAA AACATTCACGTCTCCTTCCTGCGAACTGTACCACCATACTCGCACCAAGCAGACGTATGGGTGGATTTGTTGAAAAACTTTAACTACATGAAAGTGATCTTCATCCATAGCTCCGATACAGATGGACGCGCGTTGCTAGGACGGTTTCAGACCACCTCTCAGAACTTGGAGGATGACGTTGAAATTAAAGTGCAG GTTGAATCCGTGATCGAGTTCGAACCCGGCCTGGAGAGCTTCATGCATCAGCTGATGGAGATGAAGAACGCTCAAGCTAGAGTGTGCCTTCTGTACGCCTC AAAGACCGACGCCAGCGTGATCTTCCAGGACGCCGCTGCTTTGAACATGACCGGGGCAGGATACGTTTGGATCGTCACGGAGCAAGCCTTAGATGCGCCAAACGCACCGGAAGGTCTTCTCGGCTTGAAATTAATTAACGCCGAGAAAGAGAAGGCTCACATCCAGGATAGCCT GATGGTCCTCATGTCCGCATTGAAGGCGATGAACGATTCGGAAGAGATCACGGCGGCGCCTCAGGACTGCGGGGACTCGGGCGCCATTTGGGAGACCGGGAAGAAGCTATTTCA ATATATACGCAAGGAAGTATTGCCAGCCGGTGAAACCGGTAGAGTAACGTTCGACGATAACGGGGACCGTATCTTCGCCGAGTACGACATCATCAACATCAAGGAGTACGGTGAACGAGTCTCCGTTGGGCAATATTTCTATCCAACA AATGGCACCAAGATGAAGCTAAGCGTGAACGAGTCGAATATAACGTGGCCTGGACGATTGAGCACCAAGCCGGAGGGTTTCATGATTCCTACGCACTTAAAAGTGCTCACGATTGAAGAGAAGCCGTTCGTCTACGTTCGCGAGATCACCTACGGCGAACTCTGCCTTCCAGAAGAGATTCTGTGCCCCCATTTTAACGCCACCGAACACGATA CTACGAGAACGTTCTGCTGCAAAGGTTACTGCATGGACCTGTTGAAAGAACTGTCGAGAACTATAAATTTCACCTACAGTTTGGCCCTTTCGCCGGACGGGCAATTCGGcagctacgtgatcaaaaacagtttCG CCGGAGGGAAGAAAGAGTGGACAGGATTGATCGGAGAGCTGGTGAACGAGAGGGCGGACATGATTGTTGCACCCTTGACGATCAATCCTGAACGCGCTGAATTCATCGAATTTAGCAAGCCCTTCAAGTATCAGGGCATCACTATTCTCGAAAAGAAG CCATCAAGATCGTCGACCCTGGTGTCGTTTCTGCAACCATTCAGCAACACCCTTTGGATACTTGTGATGGTGTCGGTGCACGTAGTGGCTCTAGTTCTGTACCTCCTCGACCGGTTCTCGCCTTTCGGGAGGTTCAAGCTAGCAAACACTGACGGTACCGAAGAGGACGCCCTCAACTTGTCCAGCGCCGTTTGGTTTGCCTGGGGAGTCCTGCTCAACAGCGGCATTGGAGAAG GTACTCCACGAAGCTTCTCTGCCCGTGTGTTGGGCATGGTTTGGGCAGGATTCGCGATGATTATCGTGGCCTCTTACACCGCCAACTTGGCTGCGTTCTTGGTGCTGGAGAGACCGAAAACGAAATTGACTGGAATCAACGATGCACGA CTCAGGAACACCATGGAGAACCTTACGTGTGCCACGGTGAAGGGCTCGGCCGTGGACATGTACTTCCGTAGGCAGGTGgagctgtcgaacatgtatcgtACCATGGAGGCCAACAATTACGACACCGCCGAAGAAGCCATCAGAGATATTAAAATTGG GAAACTCATGGCCTTCATTTGGGACAGTTCCCGGCTGGAATTCGAAGCCGCGCAGGATTGCGAACTGGTCACAGCTGGAGAACTGTTTGGTCGGTCCGGTTATGGCATTGGCTTGCAGAAAGGGTCCCTATGGGCGGATGCTGTGACCCTGGCCATCTTAGACTTTCATGAAA GCGGTTTCATGGAGGACCTCGACAAACATTGGATCCTCCAGGGTAACATACAGCAATGCGAGCAGTTTGAGAAAATGCCGAATACCTTGGGCCTAAAGAACATGGCCGGGGTGTTCATAGTGGTGGGCGTCGGGATAATCGGCGGTATCGGTCTCATCATCATCGAGGTGGCGTACAAGAAGCACCAGATACGGAAACAAAAGAAGATGGAGCTGGCGAGACACGCCGCGGACAAATGGAGAGGGGCGATCGAG TAA
- the Sln gene encoding monocarboxylic acid transporter silnoon, whose amino-acid sequence MSLPREWSLQDSVERDTVACATASQEMVGATIIDENMNQQNQLGSLLSIHSAPIFDLSSGVPSPKRPASLAVQATATSTPIVPPHLQSPETIEDEDNDNLLTISSLTARPLIAKSRELRSTKCTNAKKKKPRRCEIKKPRNITYVPLDGGYGWVIVFGAFFVQFWVAGLVKSYGVLYVEVMETFKDATASVASWIPAILSCLCLALAPVTSMLCQKYSCRTVVFIGGLFCALGLTISYFATSLIHLFFTFGVLTGIGGGLSTTPGIIIVSQYFDKHRALANGICVSGTAAGSFVFPLLIEVLVEKFGFHGTILLLGGCMLHVCVSATLYRPLENNYAPENVAEALAKREKVEIATTKESATSKQQKLDLLFANDTTTKHNLLNELFHQNGVVAVEMTDSDEEKDVIGECLRMKPISKIRSSSLLHSVEDLSTDSTCVYKARSSLRSLRSSVTAVCPAPQAPEPQPKVPKTIVQRIMQYIDLSLLKNPQFIMMCFSVSLMSTGSPYMLYYLPAYVHAAGYTKSEAGYLVAISAALDLCGRLGLGWLSDLQLFDRRKGYIGSVVGAGVAVLAIPMAHSFYVLACSVGMYGLCLGCWFLLVPVLLADQYGTDKISSTYGLVRMFQSVGAISIPPLAGYLRDVTGSYTVCFLCMGTCMVMGGLPLLLVFNEVSKSSKITVNAENGNTQGEATVKE is encoded by the exons ATGTCGCTACCACGAGAATGGAGCCTGCAGGATTCGGTCGAACGTGACACTGTCGCCTGTGCGACAGCGTCGCAGGAGATGGTCGGGGCTACCATCATCGACGAGAACATGAATCAACAGAATCAGCTGGGCTCGCTGTTGTCGATCCACTCGGCGCCCATATTCGACCTGAGCAGCGGCGTGCCGTCGCCGAAGAGACCAGCCTCGTTGGCCGTGCAGGCGACGGCTACGTCCACGCCGATCGTGCCGCCCCATCTTCAGAGCCCGGAGACCATCGAGGACGAGGACAACGACAATCTCCTCACGATATCGAGCCTCACTGCCAGGCCGTTGATCGCCAAGTCGCGGGAGCTCAGGTCGACCAAGTGCACCAAcgcgaaaaagaaaaaaccgagaAGATGCGAGATCAAAAAACCGAGGAACATCACCTACGTGCCGTTGGACGGCGGTTACGGATGGGTGATCGTATTCGGGGCGTTTTTCGTTCAGTTCTGGGTGGCCGGGCTGGTTAAATCCTACGGGGTGTTGTACGTCGAGGTAATGGAAACGTTCAAGGACGCCACGGCGTCGGTCGCTTCCTGGATACCAGCTATCCTGTCCTGTCTTTGCCTCGCCCTGG CGCCTGTGACGAGCATGCTGTGCCAGAAATACAGCTGCAGGACGGTCGTGTTCATCGGGGGATTGTTCTGTGCTTTAGGACTAACGATAAGCTACTTTGCCACGAGCTTGATACATCTCTTTTTTACATTTGGAGTATTGACAG GTATCGGTGGCGGTTTGTCTACGACGCCTGGCATCATCATCGTCTCCCAGTATTTCGATAAGCATCGCGCCCtggcgaatggtatatgcgtgtcGGGCACAGCGGCGGGCAGCTTCGTGTTTCCGCTTCTGATCGAGGTCCTGGTGGAGAAGTTCGGTTTCCACGGCACGATCCTTCTGCTGGGCGGTTGCATGCTCCACGTGTGCGTCAGCGCAACCCTGTACCGGCCGTTGGAGAACAACTACGCGCCCGAGAACGTGGCCGAGGCGTTGGCGAAACGTGAAAAGGTCGAGATCGCGACGACGAAGGAGTCAGCGACGTCGAAGCAGCAGAAGCTGGATTTACTGTTCGCCAACGACACGACCACGAAGCATAATCTGTTGAACGAGCTGTTCCATCAGAACGGCGTGGTGGCTGTCGAGATGACCGACAGCGACGAGGAGAAGGACGTGATAGGCGAGTGCCTGAGGATGAAACCGATCTCGAAGATACGTAGCTCCAGTTTGTTGCACAGCGTCGAGGACCTGTCGACGGACTCCACGTGCGTGTACAAAGCCAGGTCGTCGTTGAGGTCGTTGAGATCGTCGGTGACGGCGGTGTGCCCGGCACCGCAGGCACCCGAGCCCCAACCGAAGGTTCCGAAGACCATCGTCCAGAGAATAATGCAGTACATCGATCTGTCTCTGTTGAAGAATCCACAGTTCATCATGATGTGTTTCTCGGTCAGTCTCATGTCGACCGGAAGCCCGTATATGCTCTATTATCTGCCGGCTTACGTACACGCGGCCGGTTACACGAAATCGGAAGCGGGATACTTGGTCGCCATTTCTGCCGCGCTCGACTTGTGCGGAAGACTGGGACTCGGATGGCTCTCGGACTTGCAGCTGTTCGATCGTCGGAAAGGATACATTGGAAG TGTCGTGGGCGCTGGCGTAGCAGTATTGGCGATCCCAATGGCTCACTCTTTCTACGTACTAGCATGTTCCGTTGGCATGTACGGATTATGCTTGGGCTGTTGGTTTCTTTTAGTTCCCGTCCTTCTCGCTGACCAATACGGAACTGACAAAATATCCTCCACCTATGGTCTCGTTAGGATGTTCCAAAGTGTCGGAGCTATTTCTATTCCGCCTTTAGCAG GATACCTACGCGATGTAACTGGAAGTTACACCGTATGTTTTCTCTGCATGGGAACGTGCATGGTGATGGGAGGTCTACCTTTGCTCCTGGTTTTTAACGAAGTATCGAAATCATCGAAGATTACCGTTAATGCCGAGAACGGTAATACGCAAGGAGAGGCGACTGTGAAAGAATAA